In one window of Aphidius gifuensis isolate YNYX2018 linkage group LG4, ASM1490517v1, whole genome shotgun sequence DNA:
- the LOC122854236 gene encoding probable WRKY transcription factor protein 1 isoform X3 gives MSTLEDSSDCHQETMKEQRERDIVKQEIKLPEWNEHQDDESSQITVNNNNNNNNDDEQQQNQQQEQQDNDTLQSVITNKKIVRTITTTGHITENSGDCEIDSPVSSPDNIKINSQIIIQPTRELTYEESKQYINMIRQNSPEQTTITESEQNQEISYSRNNNNNNNDNDADDDDDEDDEDDDNDDDDGDDVRQEAERQNMVVSVKEQMRYHQVYQDEPTRTQRNNHVIEVSSIHQDNRRHQQNRFSSPENSTTRFQVSPSTVGESAGAAEDYESAAIVSQGGSVHIGSPAPVYSPSSSTTTTAAIAAAAAAAVETNRSSSHHHHHHSHNNNNNNNHHNHNHNNNHHHHHHLPPGYASEIGLKYDINTAAAVVAENLKNSSTYTTLETVPIPPSQAVHQYHQYAVSDGYQPPPGYTGYQKNNNEITYLTYQSGLPSRGTETFSHVFQVESQGGVYIKSDPTLTSSSLIGTRTQLHYDSPGSPGSQVTIYGTSAPFQYVKTSGNGGGGGGDSYWQGPPGSSSPPPPSSSIPPPPPPPPPTSSSSSTVAASTTLDYIQGYSNLPTSIGDANNLNLYTSGGYSVSGVNGSASPWHMHSALSLGPNDESFDAHMINNDPKECTSCGSSLTAIWRRDANGNNLCSSCGIYGKPVNHSHRQHVRCGGKIKQTLTPSGRRMGIHCANCRTNNTTLWRRNNNGEPVCNACGLYFKLHNVNRPMSMKKEGIQTRKRKPKNHSGMGGGTLAGPSGIHNKSEMKSNLLVCPH, from the exons gaaACAATGAAAGAGCAAAGAGAACGAGATATAGttaaacaagaaataaaattaccagAATGGAATGAACATCAAGATGATGAATCATCACAAATaactgttaataataataataataataataatgatgatgaacaacaacaaaatcaacaacaagaacaacaaGACAATGATACATTACAAAGtgttataacaaataaaaaaatagttagaacaataacaacaactggACATATTACAGAAAATAGTGGTGATTGTGAAATTGATTCACCGGTATCAAGTccagataatattaaaattaattcacaaataataattcaaccaACAAGAGAATTAACTTATGAAGAAtctaaacaatatattaatatgattcGTCAAAATAGTCCAGAACAAACAACTATAACTGAGTCGGAACAAAATCAAGAAATTTCATACTCaagaaacaataataataataataatgataatgatgctgatgatgatgatgatgaagatgatgaagatgacgataatgatgatgatgatggtgatgatgtaCGACAAGAAGCAGAGAGACAAAATATGGTTGTTTCAGTAAAAGAACAAAtgag aTATCATCAAGTTTACCAAGATGAACCAACTCGAACTCAAAGAAATAATCATGTAATTGAAGTATCATCAATTCATCAAGATAACAGACGTCATCAACAAAATAGATTTAGTTCACCTGAAAATAGTACAACTAGATTTCAAGTATCACCATCAACTGTTGGTGAATCAGCTGGTGCTGCTGAAGATTATGAATCAGCAGCAATTGTTAGTCAAGGTGGTAGTGTACATATTGGTTCACCAGCACCAGTTtattcaccatcatcatcaacaacaacaacagcagcaatagcagcagcagcagcagcagcggTAGAAACAAATAGATCATCatcacatcatcatcatcatcattcccataacaacaacaacaacaacaatcatcataatcataatcataataataatcatcaccatcatcatcatcttccaCCTGGTTATGCATCAGAAATTGGTCTTAAATATGATATAAAtactgctgctgctgttgttgctgaaaatttaaaaaatagtagtaCATATACAACACTAGAAACAGTACCAATTCCACCATCACAAGCagttcatcaatatcatcaatatgCTGTTTCTGATGGTTATCAACCACCACCAGGTTATACtggttatcaaaaaaataataatgaaataacatATTTAACATATCAAAGTGGTTTACCATCCAGAGGAACAgag ACATTTTCACATGTTTTTCAGGTAGAATCACAAGGTGGTGTTTATATTAAAAGTGATCCAAcattaacatcatcatcattaattggTACAAGAACACAATTGCATTATGATTCACCTGGATCACCTGGTTCACAAGTTACAATATATGGTACAAGTGCACCATTTCAATATGTCAAAACAAGTGGTAATggcggtggtggtggtggtgatagTTATTGGCAAGGACCACCAggttcatcatcaccaccaccaccatcatcatctataccgccaccaccaccacctccaccaccaacatcatcgtcatcttcaACAGTAGCAGCATCAACAACACTTGATTATATTCAGGGTTATTCAAATTTACCAACGTCAATTGGTGAtgctaataatttaaatttatacacaaGTGGTGGTTACAGTGTTTCTGGTGTTAATGGATCAGCATCACCATGGCATATGCATAGTGCATTATCACTTGGACCaaatgatgaatcatttgATGCACATATGATTAATAATGATCCAAAAGAATGCACAAGTTGTGGTTCATCATTAACAGCAATTTGGCGAAGAGATGCTAATGGAAATAATCTTTGTAGTTCATGTGGTATTTATGGTAAACCAGTTAATCATTCACATAGACAACATGTTAGATGTGGAGGAAAAATTAAACAGACTCTTACACCT AGTGGACGAAGAATGGGAATTCATTGTGCAAATTGTAgaacaaataatacaacactttggcgaagaaataataatggaGAGCCTGTATGTAATGCATGTGgtctttattttaaacttcacaat gTAAACAGACCAATGAGCATGAAAAAAGAAGGAATTCAAACACGAAAAAGAAAGCCAAAAAATCATTCTGGTATGGGTGGTGGAACTTTAGCTGGTCCAAGTGGAATTCATAATAAAAGTGAAATGAAATCCAATTTACTTG tGTGCCCCCATTAG
- the LOC122854236 gene encoding probable serine/threonine-protein kinase DDB_G0282963 isoform X2 has protein sequence MRHAATEETMKEQRERDIVKQEIKLPEWNEHQDDESSQITVNNNNNNNNDDEQQQNQQQEQQDNDTLQSVITNKKIVRTITTTGHITENSGDCEIDSPVSSPDNIKINSQIIIQPTRELTYEESKQYINMIRQNSPEQTTITESEQNQEISYSRNNNNNNNDNDADDDDDEDDEDDDNDDDDGDDVRQEAERQNMVVSVKEQMRYHQVYQDEPTRTQRNNHVIEVSSIHQDNRRHQQNRFSSPENSTTRFQVSPSTVGESAGAAEDYESAAIVSQGGSVHIGSPAPVYSPSSSTTTTAAIAAAAAAAVETNRSSSHHHHHHSHNNNNNNNHHNHNHNNNHHHHHHLPPGYASEIGLKYDINTAAAVVAENLKNSSTYTTLETVPIPPSQAVHQYHQYAVSDGYQPPPGYTGYQKNNNEITYLTYQSGLPSRGTETFSHVFQVESQGGVYIKSDPTLTSSSLIGTRTQLHYDSPGSPGSQVTIYGTSAPFQYVKTSGNGGGGGGDSYWQGPPGSSSPPPPSSSIPPPPPPPPPTSSSSSTVAASTTLDYIQGYSNLPTSIGDANNLNLYTSGGYSVSGVNGSASPWHMHSALSLGPNDESFDAHMINNDPKECTSCGSSLTAIWRRDANGNNLCSSCGIYGKPVNHSHRQHVRCGGKIKQTLTPSGRRMGIHCANCRTNNTTLWRRNNNGEPVCNACGLYFKLHNVNRPMSMKKEGIQTRKRKPKNHSGMGGGTLAGPSGIHNKSEMKSNLLVDQKLQLNMYGNGNDDGNDGHHYLGTITTSQMGHAHSPLTLPSVAVLNRQTILTVPPLEPMSSKSGSDHLATVITSTGTAHIDRS, from the exons atgcgGCACGCAGCAACAGag gaaACAATGAAAGAGCAAAGAGAACGAGATATAGttaaacaagaaataaaattaccagAATGGAATGAACATCAAGATGATGAATCATCACAAATaactgttaataataataataataataataatgatgatgaacaacaacaaaatcaacaacaagaacaacaaGACAATGATACATTACAAAGtgttataacaaataaaaaaatagttagaacaataacaacaactggACATATTACAGAAAATAGTGGTGATTGTGAAATTGATTCACCGGTATCAAGTccagataatattaaaattaattcacaaataataattcaaccaACAAGAGAATTAACTTATGAAGAAtctaaacaatatattaatatgattcGTCAAAATAGTCCAGAACAAACAACTATAACTGAGTCGGAACAAAATCAAGAAATTTCATACTCaagaaacaataataataataataatgataatgatgctgatgatgatgatgatgaagatgatgaagatgacgataatgatgatgatgatggtgatgatgtaCGACAAGAAGCAGAGAGACAAAATATGGTTGTTTCAGTAAAAGAACAAAtgag aTATCATCAAGTTTACCAAGATGAACCAACTCGAACTCAAAGAAATAATCATGTAATTGAAGTATCATCAATTCATCAAGATAACAGACGTCATCAACAAAATAGATTTAGTTCACCTGAAAATAGTACAACTAGATTTCAAGTATCACCATCAACTGTTGGTGAATCAGCTGGTGCTGCTGAAGATTATGAATCAGCAGCAATTGTTAGTCAAGGTGGTAGTGTACATATTGGTTCACCAGCACCAGTTtattcaccatcatcatcaacaacaacaacagcagcaatagcagcagcagcagcagcagcggTAGAAACAAATAGATCATCatcacatcatcatcatcatcattcccataacaacaacaacaacaacaatcatcataatcataatcataataataatcatcaccatcatcatcatcttccaCCTGGTTATGCATCAGAAATTGGTCTTAAATATGATATAAAtactgctgctgctgttgttgctgaaaatttaaaaaatagtagtaCATATACAACACTAGAAACAGTACCAATTCCACCATCACAAGCagttcatcaatatcatcaatatgCTGTTTCTGATGGTTATCAACCACCACCAGGTTATACtggttatcaaaaaaataataatgaaataacatATTTAACATATCAAAGTGGTTTACCATCCAGAGGAACAgag ACATTTTCACATGTTTTTCAGGTAGAATCACAAGGTGGTGTTTATATTAAAAGTGATCCAAcattaacatcatcatcattaattggTACAAGAACACAATTGCATTATGATTCACCTGGATCACCTGGTTCACAAGTTACAATATATGGTACAAGTGCACCATTTCAATATGTCAAAACAAGTGGTAATggcggtggtggtggtggtgatagTTATTGGCAAGGACCACCAggttcatcatcaccaccaccaccatcatcatctataccgccaccaccaccacctccaccaccaacatcatcgtcatcttcaACAGTAGCAGCATCAACAACACTTGATTATATTCAGGGTTATTCAAATTTACCAACGTCAATTGGTGAtgctaataatttaaatttatacacaaGTGGTGGTTACAGTGTTTCTGGTGTTAATGGATCAGCATCACCATGGCATATGCATAGTGCATTATCACTTGGACCaaatgatgaatcatttgATGCACATATGATTAATAATGATCCAAAAGAATGCACAAGTTGTGGTTCATCATTAACAGCAATTTGGCGAAGAGATGCTAATGGAAATAATCTTTGTAGTTCATGTGGTATTTATGGTAAACCAGTTAATCATTCACATAGACAACATGTTAGATGTGGAGGAAAAATTAAACAGACTCTTACACCT AGTGGACGAAGAATGGGAATTCATTGTGCAAATTGTAgaacaaataatacaacactttggcgaagaaataataatggaGAGCCTGTATGTAATGCATGTGgtctttattttaaacttcacaat gTAAACAGACCAATGAGCATGAAAAAAGAAGGAATTCAAACACGAAAAAGAAAGCCAAAAAATCATTCTGGTATGGGTGGTGGAACTTTAGCTGGTCCAAGTGGAATTCATAATAAAAGTGAAATGAAATCCAATTTACTTG TGGACCAAAAGCTGCAGTTGAACATGTATGGGAATGGGAATGATGATGGTAATGATGGTCATCATTACTTGGGTACAATCACGACATCACAGATGGGACACGCGCATTCACCCCTTACATTGCCCTCCGTTGCCGTATTGAATCGTCAAACTATTCTTAC tGTGCCCCCATTAGAGCCAATGTCAAGTAAATCTGGATCAGATCATCTTGCAACAGTCATCACCTCAACGGGGACAGCACATATTGATCGATCATGA
- the LOC122854236 gene encoding homeobox protein 5-like isoform X4, which translates to MRHAATEETMKEQRERDIVKQEIKLPEWNEHQDDESSQITVNNNNNNNNDDEQQQNQQQEQQDNDTLQSVITNKKIVRTITTTGHITENSGDCEIDSPVSSPDNIKINSQIIIQPTRELTYEESKQYINMIRQNSPEQTTITESEQNQEISYSRNNNNNNNDNDADDDDDEDDEDDDNDDDDGDDVRQEAERQNMVVSVKEQMRYHQVYQDEPTRTQRNNHVIEVSSIHQDNRRHQQNRFSSPENSTTRFQVSPSTVGESAGAAEDYESAAIVSQGGSVHIGSPAPVYSPSSSTTTTAAIAAAAAAAVETNRSSSHHHHHHSHNNNNNNNHHNHNHNNNHHHHHHLPPGYASEIGLKYDINTAAAVVAENLKNSSTYTTLETVPIPPSQAVHQYHQYAVSDGYQPPPGYTGYQKNNNEITYLTYQSGLPSRGTETFSHVFQVESQGGVYIKSDPTLTSSSLIGTRTQLHYDSPGSPGSQVTIYGTSAPFQYVKTSGNGGGGGGDSYWQGPPGSSSPPPPSSSIPPPPPPPPPTSSSSSTVAASTTLDYIQGYSNLPTSIGDANNLNLYTSGGYSVSGVNGSASPWHMHSALSLGPNDESFDAHMINNDPKECTSCGSSLTAIWRRDANGNNLCSSCGIYGKPVNHSHRQHVRCGGKIKQTLTPSGRRMGIHCANCRTNNTTLWRRNNNGEPVCNACGLYFKLHNVNRPMSMKKEGIQTRKRKPKNHSGMGGGTLAGPSGIHNKSEMKSNLLVCPH; encoded by the exons atgcgGCACGCAGCAACAGag gaaACAATGAAAGAGCAAAGAGAACGAGATATAGttaaacaagaaataaaattaccagAATGGAATGAACATCAAGATGATGAATCATCACAAATaactgttaataataataataataataataatgatgatgaacaacaacaaaatcaacaacaagaacaacaaGACAATGATACATTACAAAGtgttataacaaataaaaaaatagttagaacaataacaacaactggACATATTACAGAAAATAGTGGTGATTGTGAAATTGATTCACCGGTATCAAGTccagataatattaaaattaattcacaaataataattcaaccaACAAGAGAATTAACTTATGAAGAAtctaaacaatatattaatatgattcGTCAAAATAGTCCAGAACAAACAACTATAACTGAGTCGGAACAAAATCAAGAAATTTCATACTCaagaaacaataataataataataatgataatgatgctgatgatgatgatgatgaagatgatgaagatgacgataatgatgatgatgatggtgatgatgtaCGACAAGAAGCAGAGAGACAAAATATGGTTGTTTCAGTAAAAGAACAAAtgag aTATCATCAAGTTTACCAAGATGAACCAACTCGAACTCAAAGAAATAATCATGTAATTGAAGTATCATCAATTCATCAAGATAACAGACGTCATCAACAAAATAGATTTAGTTCACCTGAAAATAGTACAACTAGATTTCAAGTATCACCATCAACTGTTGGTGAATCAGCTGGTGCTGCTGAAGATTATGAATCAGCAGCAATTGTTAGTCAAGGTGGTAGTGTACATATTGGTTCACCAGCACCAGTTtattcaccatcatcatcaacaacaacaacagcagcaatagcagcagcagcagcagcagcggTAGAAACAAATAGATCATCatcacatcatcatcatcatcattcccataacaacaacaacaacaacaatcatcataatcataatcataataataatcatcaccatcatcatcatcttccaCCTGGTTATGCATCAGAAATTGGTCTTAAATATGATATAAAtactgctgctgctgttgttgctgaaaatttaaaaaatagtagtaCATATACAACACTAGAAACAGTACCAATTCCACCATCACAAGCagttcatcaatatcatcaatatgCTGTTTCTGATGGTTATCAACCACCACCAGGTTATACtggttatcaaaaaaataataatgaaataacatATTTAACATATCAAAGTGGTTTACCATCCAGAGGAACAgag ACATTTTCACATGTTTTTCAGGTAGAATCACAAGGTGGTGTTTATATTAAAAGTGATCCAAcattaacatcatcatcattaattggTACAAGAACACAATTGCATTATGATTCACCTGGATCACCTGGTTCACAAGTTACAATATATGGTACAAGTGCACCATTTCAATATGTCAAAACAAGTGGTAATggcggtggtggtggtggtgatagTTATTGGCAAGGACCACCAggttcatcatcaccaccaccaccatcatcatctataccgccaccaccaccacctccaccaccaacatcatcgtcatcttcaACAGTAGCAGCATCAACAACACTTGATTATATTCAGGGTTATTCAAATTTACCAACGTCAATTGGTGAtgctaataatttaaatttatacacaaGTGGTGGTTACAGTGTTTCTGGTGTTAATGGATCAGCATCACCATGGCATATGCATAGTGCATTATCACTTGGACCaaatgatgaatcatttgATGCACATATGATTAATAATGATCCAAAAGAATGCACAAGTTGTGGTTCATCATTAACAGCAATTTGGCGAAGAGATGCTAATGGAAATAATCTTTGTAGTTCATGTGGTATTTATGGTAAACCAGTTAATCATTCACATAGACAACATGTTAGATGTGGAGGAAAAATTAAACAGACTCTTACACCT AGTGGACGAAGAATGGGAATTCATTGTGCAAATTGTAgaacaaataatacaacactttggcgaagaaataataatggaGAGCCTGTATGTAATGCATGTGgtctttattttaaacttcacaat gTAAACAGACCAATGAGCATGAAAAAAGAAGGAATTCAAACACGAAAAAGAAAGCCAAAAAATCATTCTGGTATGGGTGGTGGAACTTTAGCTGGTCCAAGTGGAATTCATAATAAAAGTGAAATGAAATCCAATTTACTTG tGTGCCCCCATTAG
- the LOC122854236 gene encoding homeobox protein 5-like isoform X1: MSTLEDSSDCHQETMKEQRERDIVKQEIKLPEWNEHQDDESSQITVNNNNNNNNDDEQQQNQQQEQQDNDTLQSVITNKKIVRTITTTGHITENSGDCEIDSPVSSPDNIKINSQIIIQPTRELTYEESKQYINMIRQNSPEQTTITESEQNQEISYSRNNNNNNNDNDADDDDDEDDEDDDNDDDDGDDVRQEAERQNMVVSVKEQMRYHQVYQDEPTRTQRNNHVIEVSSIHQDNRRHQQNRFSSPENSTTRFQVSPSTVGESAGAAEDYESAAIVSQGGSVHIGSPAPVYSPSSSTTTTAAIAAAAAAAVETNRSSSHHHHHHSHNNNNNNNHHNHNHNNNHHHHHHLPPGYASEIGLKYDINTAAAVVAENLKNSSTYTTLETVPIPPSQAVHQYHQYAVSDGYQPPPGYTGYQKNNNEITYLTYQSGLPSRGTETFSHVFQVESQGGVYIKSDPTLTSSSLIGTRTQLHYDSPGSPGSQVTIYGTSAPFQYVKTSGNGGGGGGDSYWQGPPGSSSPPPPSSSIPPPPPPPPPTSSSSSTVAASTTLDYIQGYSNLPTSIGDANNLNLYTSGGYSVSGVNGSASPWHMHSALSLGPNDESFDAHMINNDPKECTSCGSSLTAIWRRDANGNNLCSSCGIYGKPVNHSHRQHVRCGGKIKQTLTPSGRRMGIHCANCRTNNTTLWRRNNNGEPVCNACGLYFKLHNVNRPMSMKKEGIQTRKRKPKNHSGMGGGTLAGPSGIHNKSEMKSNLLVDQKLQLNMYGNGNDDGNDGHHYLGTITTSQMGHAHSPLTLPSVAVLNRQTILTVPPLEPMSSKSGSDHLATVITSTGTAHIDRS, encoded by the exons gaaACAATGAAAGAGCAAAGAGAACGAGATATAGttaaacaagaaataaaattaccagAATGGAATGAACATCAAGATGATGAATCATCACAAATaactgttaataataataataataataataatgatgatgaacaacaacaaaatcaacaacaagaacaacaaGACAATGATACATTACAAAGtgttataacaaataaaaaaatagttagaacaataacaacaactggACATATTACAGAAAATAGTGGTGATTGTGAAATTGATTCACCGGTATCAAGTccagataatattaaaattaattcacaaataataattcaaccaACAAGAGAATTAACTTATGAAGAAtctaaacaatatattaatatgattcGTCAAAATAGTCCAGAACAAACAACTATAACTGAGTCGGAACAAAATCAAGAAATTTCATACTCaagaaacaataataataataataatgataatgatgctgatgatgatgatgatgaagatgatgaagatgacgataatgatgatgatgatggtgatgatgtaCGACAAGAAGCAGAGAGACAAAATATGGTTGTTTCAGTAAAAGAACAAAtgag aTATCATCAAGTTTACCAAGATGAACCAACTCGAACTCAAAGAAATAATCATGTAATTGAAGTATCATCAATTCATCAAGATAACAGACGTCATCAACAAAATAGATTTAGTTCACCTGAAAATAGTACAACTAGATTTCAAGTATCACCATCAACTGTTGGTGAATCAGCTGGTGCTGCTGAAGATTATGAATCAGCAGCAATTGTTAGTCAAGGTGGTAGTGTACATATTGGTTCACCAGCACCAGTTtattcaccatcatcatcaacaacaacaacagcagcaatagcagcagcagcagcagcagcggTAGAAACAAATAGATCATCatcacatcatcatcatcatcattcccataacaacaacaacaacaacaatcatcataatcataatcataataataatcatcaccatcatcatcatcttccaCCTGGTTATGCATCAGAAATTGGTCTTAAATATGATATAAAtactgctgctgctgttgttgctgaaaatttaaaaaatagtagtaCATATACAACACTAGAAACAGTACCAATTCCACCATCACAAGCagttcatcaatatcatcaatatgCTGTTTCTGATGGTTATCAACCACCACCAGGTTATACtggttatcaaaaaaataataatgaaataacatATTTAACATATCAAAGTGGTTTACCATCCAGAGGAACAgag ACATTTTCACATGTTTTTCAGGTAGAATCACAAGGTGGTGTTTATATTAAAAGTGATCCAAcattaacatcatcatcattaattggTACAAGAACACAATTGCATTATGATTCACCTGGATCACCTGGTTCACAAGTTACAATATATGGTACAAGTGCACCATTTCAATATGTCAAAACAAGTGGTAATggcggtggtggtggtggtgatagTTATTGGCAAGGACCACCAggttcatcatcaccaccaccaccatcatcatctataccgccaccaccaccacctccaccaccaacatcatcgtcatcttcaACAGTAGCAGCATCAACAACACTTGATTATATTCAGGGTTATTCAAATTTACCAACGTCAATTGGTGAtgctaataatttaaatttatacacaaGTGGTGGTTACAGTGTTTCTGGTGTTAATGGATCAGCATCACCATGGCATATGCATAGTGCATTATCACTTGGACCaaatgatgaatcatttgATGCACATATGATTAATAATGATCCAAAAGAATGCACAAGTTGTGGTTCATCATTAACAGCAATTTGGCGAAGAGATGCTAATGGAAATAATCTTTGTAGTTCATGTGGTATTTATGGTAAACCAGTTAATCATTCACATAGACAACATGTTAGATGTGGAGGAAAAATTAAACAGACTCTTACACCT AGTGGACGAAGAATGGGAATTCATTGTGCAAATTGTAgaacaaataatacaacactttggcgaagaaataataatggaGAGCCTGTATGTAATGCATGTGgtctttattttaaacttcacaat gTAAACAGACCAATGAGCATGAAAAAAGAAGGAATTCAAACACGAAAAAGAAAGCCAAAAAATCATTCTGGTATGGGTGGTGGAACTTTAGCTGGTCCAAGTGGAATTCATAATAAAAGTGAAATGAAATCCAATTTACTTG TGGACCAAAAGCTGCAGTTGAACATGTATGGGAATGGGAATGATGATGGTAATGATGGTCATCATTACTTGGGTACAATCACGACATCACAGATGGGACACGCGCATTCACCCCTTACATTGCCCTCCGTTGCCGTATTGAATCGTCAAACTATTCTTAC tGTGCCCCCATTAGAGCCAATGTCAAGTAAATCTGGATCAGATCATCTTGCAACAGTCATCACCTCAACGGGGACAGCACATATTGATCGATCATGA